One stretch of Armigeres subalbatus isolate Guangzhou_Male chromosome 2, GZ_Asu_2, whole genome shotgun sequence DNA includes these proteins:
- the LOC134210947 gene encoding uncharacterized protein LOC134210947, translating into MGQLNVEWLQPRITKDRNDGVNGRSDSDKEKYNTLGNHIALSSECVRYTNNDMTLQKPEYPIDNNRSKTNLQKLANLILHKSNIFYHGMLYHFYPSCRRVHYGRSGNSYSFINTVRILCFLLVLPPVFVNATRYSEISILLSGDSSTNKNGVYRAPAVLSNGNTSSNLTLKIDAVQKGIDQLILLLNGNNSPHVINSLTQQNALLTGNFTPPTQGDKITELENEIKKMKEDITKLLETSNLAAEDRQRLTSLESSIEALQKILDNQRQEFKDKIEELDKIIQGLVETIKVLMEEIDVLKKRAAEEDEKKRLEGLPLECIVAVKSHDFVTAERKLYEINDDSKINFIINKVYEYQQSNFDLVLKFGDSISDKYKSFLVFKALNYETLSNGHRDAPKIIKLIESLRKGIINQQSTSSQLKNKTQVFENELFGSLKPLVKEKLKNSILNDHETNVETTTLCKSVYRISAESFRDLFTSVVNEVFGRIDIKTLLSRIRSHTFLDQAILGYDAVFRNIRYSNNDSLFSLAYYIKGAFDSTSYAELDAFSKSTLVSIRNSLPVSVKNAAFSSKVCIVNVMYPQNLYASGKYLHDGPRRHVFTAMPANNEVGNQEDHWTLIRVNDYFYIHNVAHREYMYSPSDYKDFKQGKDRRKVFTWTAGNSFDSCRWYIVPNGNYVKIKSVERSEYLYTSNTYTHNRYNQKMFTWIPGEFVGNGLWSIADCSGTPQIYYQSLEKNVERL; encoded by the coding sequence ATGGGACAACTTAACGTTGAATGGTTGCAGCCTCGTATTACCAAAGATCGAAATGATGGCGTGAACGGCAGATCAGACTCCGATAAAGAGAAATATAATACGCTTGGCAATCATATCGCCCTGAGTTCTGAATGTGTTAGGTACACTAATAATGATATGACTCTACAAAAACCTGAATATCCGATCGACAATAACAGGAGTAAGACGAATTTACAGAAACTAGCTAATTTGATTCTCCATAAATCAAATATATTTTATCATGGCATGTTGTACCATTTTTATCCTAGCTGTAGAAGAGTTCACTATGGACGTAGTGGCAATAGTTACAGTTTTATAAATACAGTTCGTATTTTATGTTTCCTATTAGTTCTGCCACCGGTTTTCGTTAATGCTACCCGGTACAGTGAAATTTCTATTCTATTAAGTGGAGATAGCTCAACAAACAAAAATGGTGTATATAGAGCCCCTGCAGTACTGAGCAATGGAAATACTAGCAGCAATTTAACATTAAAAATAGATGCCGTGCAAAAAGGAATTGATCAGCTTATATTATTGTTAAACGGAAATAATAGCCCACATGTCATTAATAGTCTCACACAGCAAAACGCATTGCTCACAGGAAATTTCACACCCCCTACTCAAGGTGACAAAATTACAGAGTTGGAAAACGAGATaaagaagatgaaggaagatATAACGAAATTGTTGGAAACATCAAATCTTGCAGCAGAAGACAGACAGCGACTTACTAGTTTGGAATCATCCATAGAAGCGTTACAAAAAATTCTGGATAATCAAAGGCAGGAATTCAAAGACAAAATAGAGGAATTGGATAAAATTATACAGGGATTAGTTGAAACTATAAAAGTTCTTATGGAAGAAATCGATGTTCTCAAAAAACGTGCTGCTGAGGAGGATGAAAAGAAAAGGCTGGAAGGATTACCTTTAGAGTGCATTGTAGCTGTAAAAAGTCACGATTTTGTAACTGCTGAGAGGAAGCTTTACGAGATTAACGATGATAGCAAGataaattttataataaataaagtGTACGAATATCAACAGAGTAATTTTGACTTGGTACTCAAATTCGGGGATAGCATTAGCGACAAGTACAAAAGTTTCCTGGTTTTCAAAGCTTTGAATTACGAAACCTTAAGTAACGGCCATAGAGATGCtccaaaaataatcaaattaatcGAAAGTTTAAGAAAGGGAATAATCAATCAACAAAGTACTTCGTCTCAGTTGAAAAACAAGACACAAGTGTTtgaaaatgaactattcggttCACTGAAGCCCTTAGTAAAagaaaagttgaaaaacagTATACTGAATGATCACGAGACAAACGTCGAAACTACTACGCTATGCAAAAGTGTATATCGTATCAGTGCTGAATCATTCAGAGATTTGTTCACGTCAGTTGTTAATGAAGTTTTTGGACGAATAGATATAAAAACACTACTTTCTCGTATTAGAAGCCATACCTTCCTTGACCAAGCCATTCTGGGATATGATGCTGTATTCAGAAACATAAGATACTCTAATAACGATTCGTTATTTAGTCTTGCCTACTATATTAAGGGTGCATTCGACTCAACTAGTTATGCTGAACTTGATGCTTTTAGTAAATCTACTCTAGTTAgtataagaaattccttacCAGTATCTGTAAAAAATGCAGCGTTTTCATCAAAAGTTTGCATAGTAAACGTCATGTATCCACAAAATCTCTATGCATCTGGAAAATACCTACATGATGGACCGAGACGTCACGTGTTTACAGCGATGCCTGCCAATAATGAAGTTGGCAATCAAGAAGATCATTGGACATTGATTCGAGTGAATGACTATTTCTATATTCACAACGTTGCTCATCGGGAGTACATGTACTCTCCTAGTGATTACAAAGATTTTAAACAAGGTAAAGACCGACGAAAGGTTTTCACATGGACTGCGGGTAACTCATTCGATAGTTGCAGGTGGTATATTGTACCAAATGGGAACtatgttaaaataaaaagtgttgAACGGTCAGAATATTTATACACATCGAATACCTATACACATAATCGGTATAACCAGAAAATGTTCACATGGATTCCCGGAGAGTTCGTAGGTAATGGGTTATGGTCGATTGCGGATTGTAGTGGTACTCCACAAATTTATTATCAGTCTTTAGAAAAAAACGTTGAGAGATTATAG
- the LOC134215229 gene encoding ficolin-1-like, with translation MGRLILSILSFLLLRSLPTHCTASCSGFGYELLTGKMEALEAEVTSIGRSVEKVSQLLKSMQCTEQAYESCDKVPSKKSGVYQIKINFHQITGVLCDQEYDSGGWAVIQHRFDGSVNFYREWSEYQRGFGSFEGGEFWLGLDVIHQLTYSAPHEMVVLLEDFEGNSTFAKLDRFEVAGEQSGYKVTLAEGFSGPAGDSFTGTKGALFSTLDKDNDTWSSSCAVTYHGAWWYTACHSSNLNGKYSKGNTTEYATGMVWYSFRGHHYALKSSKMMIRRKKL, from the exons ATGGGTCGTCTGATATTATCAATATTGAGTTTCCTGCTTTTGAGGTCATTGCCGACGCACTGCACTGCATCCTGTTCTGGTTTCGGCTATGAACTACTAACAGGGAAAATGGAAGCACTGGAAGCTGAAGTAACGAGTATCGGTCGGTCTGTTGAAAAGGTGAGCCAATTGTTAAAATCAATGCAATGTACGGAGCAAGCCTACGAGTCCTGTGATAAAGTGCCATCGAAAAAATCCggtgtttatcaaattaaaattaattttcaccAAATTACGGGCGTGTTGTGCGACCAAGAATATGATAGCGGAGGCTGGGCCGTCATTCAGCACCGCTTCGATGGATCGGTCAACTTCTACCGTGAATGGAGCGAGTACCAACGAGGATTTGGTAGCTTCGAAGGAGGAGAGTTTTGGCTGGGATTGGACGTGATTCATCAATTGACCTATTCGGCGCCCCACGAGATGGTTGTGTTGCTTGAGGACTTCGAAGGAAACTCAACGTTCGCCAAGTTGGATCGGTTCGAAGTGGCCGGGGAACAATCCGGCTACAAAGTGACGCTGGCCGAGGGGTTCAGTGGACCAGCTGGAGATTCGTTTACTGGTACCAAGGGCGCGTTGTTCAGTACACTCGATAAGGATAATGACACATGGTCTAGTAGCTGCGCAGTAACATACCACGGAGCGTGGTGGTATACCGCATGCCATTCGAG TAATCTCAATGGGAAATACTCGAAAGGCAATACAACTGAATACGCCACGGGAATGGTGTGGTATTCATTTAGGGGACACCATTATGCactaaaatcttccaaaatgaTGATTAGGCGCAAGAAATTGTAA